Proteins from one Candidatus Eisenbacteria bacterium genomic window:
- a CDS encoding T9SS type A sorting domain-containing protein — translation MSLRTMAVFAVALVSLAPAASHASLASYSQDFESLVQTDPAALQNDGWLVYGNVYTPAHVFIYGYGAFPAPNPGGGFCAIDAGQGGVPQGAQQLSVYNDYNNLDHANNRLIEANVFREQTISAADVGKTWVFTFDAKLGNLVSPSTAFAFVKTLDPNAGFATTHFVTSDMTTIPTSWGTFPIQLSIFPSMVGQIAQFGFSNTATAYAGSGVFYDNLSWLPLVPTGVTDAPGRERLELRTAAPNPFLTSTRIEYSIARASVADLSVFDITGRRVATLFHGPAEPGSHSVVWRGRSDNGQSAPSGVYQCVLQTVDGRQVRKLVLGR, via the coding sequence ATGTCGCTTCGAACGATGGCAGTCTTTGCAGTCGCCCTTGTGTCGCTCGCACCGGCGGCGAGCCACGCGAGCCTCGCCTCCTACTCTCAAGACTTCGAGAGTCTGGTGCAAACGGACCCGGCTGCGCTTCAGAACGATGGCTGGTTGGTCTACGGGAACGTATACACGCCTGCGCACGTGTTCATCTACGGGTACGGCGCGTTCCCGGCCCCGAATCCCGGCGGCGGTTTTTGCGCGATCGACGCCGGACAAGGTGGCGTACCTCAGGGGGCGCAGCAGCTGAGCGTCTACAACGACTACAACAACCTCGACCACGCGAACAACCGATTGATCGAGGCGAATGTATTCCGCGAACAGACGATCAGCGCCGCGGATGTCGGCAAGACCTGGGTATTCACGTTCGACGCGAAGCTCGGAAATCTCGTCAGCCCATCCACGGCGTTCGCATTCGTCAAGACCCTCGATCCGAACGCTGGATTCGCGACCACTCACTTCGTCACCTCAGACATGACCACGATTCCGACGTCCTGGGGGACGTTTCCAATCCAGCTCAGTATCTTCCCCAGTATGGTGGGACAGATCGCTCAGTTCGGCTTCTCCAACACGGCGACTGCCTATGCAGGGTCGGGAGTCTTCTACGACAACCTGTCCTGGCTCCCGTTGGTTCCGACGGGCGTGACGGATGCTCCAGGCCGCGAGCGTCTCGAGCTTCGTACGGCCGCTCCCAATCCGTTCCTGACCTCGACTCGCATCGAGTATTCGATTGCGCGCGCAAGCGTCGCGGACTTGAGCGTGTTCGATATCACGGGACGCCGTGTGGCGACCTTATTCCATGGGCCGGCGGAACCTGGTTCCCACTCAGTGGTCTGGCGCGGCCGATCCGATAATGGGCAGAGCGCTCCGAGTGGTGTCTACCAGTGCGTCCTCCAGACGGTGGACGGACGGCAGGTACGGAAACTGGTGCTCGGCCGCTGA
- a CDS encoding beta-glucosidase — translation MWGVATSAQQIEGAFAEGGRGQSIWDRYASTPNHILDGSDSRSACDHFHRWQNDIELLEWLGVGAYRLSISWPRILPTGSGNANAAGLDFYDALIDRLLACGIQPFVTLNHWDLPQALQDQGGWTSRSMVNAFADYVAIVSRRLGDRVGHWVTHNEPWCIAHLGYQEGVHAPGLRDPGASLKVVHHLLLSHGRAIEILRGYSPGAQLGIVHLATSVHPVSDSDADRDAARQLDGAFNRWYLDPLYRDGYPEDAIADHVGLGHLANSDLPFVQSGDFEIIRTPTDFLGVNYYSRSVVKRGPTGAPLAIQVVPDHELTAMGWEVYPQGLHEVLTRIHADYRPARIYLTENGAAYDDGPSPSDSLSDPRRVDYLRTHVAAAQQSAAEGVPLHGYFVWSLMDNFEWAQGLSKRFGLFHVDFETQRRTPRESAFWYRDLISSGAVDSASRHVQTRRSP, via the coding sequence ATGTGGGGCGTTGCGACCTCCGCGCAACAGATCGAAGGCGCGTTCGCTGAAGGCGGACGGGGCCAGTCGATCTGGGATCGATACGCGTCGACACCGAACCACATCCTTGACGGCTCGGATTCCCGATCGGCATGCGATCATTTTCATCGCTGGCAGAACGATATTGAGCTGCTCGAGTGGCTCGGCGTGGGAGCGTACCGCCTGTCGATCTCGTGGCCGCGGATTCTCCCAACGGGAAGCGGAAACGCGAACGCGGCGGGACTCGACTTCTACGACGCACTGATCGATCGGCTGCTCGCCTGCGGCATCCAGCCGTTCGTAACGCTGAACCACTGGGATCTGCCGCAAGCGCTTCAGGATCAAGGCGGGTGGACCTCGCGTTCCATGGTGAATGCGTTCGCCGACTACGTTGCCATTGTCAGCCGCCGGCTCGGCGACCGCGTCGGGCATTGGGTCACCCACAACGAACCCTGGTGCATCGCTCACCTGGGGTATCAGGAAGGTGTGCATGCGCCCGGATTGCGCGATCCCGGTGCCTCGTTGAAGGTGGTTCACCATTTGCTGCTCTCGCACGGGCGAGCGATCGAAATCCTGCGTGGCTATTCGCCGGGAGCACAGCTCGGGATCGTCCACCTCGCTACGTCTGTGCATCCTGTGTCCGATTCGGACGCAGATCGAGACGCCGCGCGCCAACTCGATGGTGCGTTCAATCGCTGGTACCTCGATCCCCTCTACCGCGATGGCTATCCAGAGGACGCGATCGCGGATCACGTCGGGCTGGGCCACCTGGCGAACTCGGATCTCCCGTTCGTGCAGTCGGGCGACTTCGAGATCATTCGGACGCCGACCGATTTTCTGGGGGTCAACTACTACAGCCGCAGCGTGGTGAAGCGCGGCCCCACCGGCGCTCCGCTCGCGATCCAGGTCGTGCCCGACCACGAACTCACGGCGATGGGTTGGGAGGTCTATCCGCAAGGCCTCCACGAAGTGCTCACGCGCATTCACGCGGACTACCGCCCAGCCCGCATCTACCTCACGGAGAACGGCGCGGCCTACGACGACGGGCCCTCGCCGTCGGATTCGCTGTCCGACCCTCGCCGAGTGGATTACCTGCGAACCCACGTCGCTGCCGCACAGCAGTCGGCCGCAGAGGGAGTGCCGCTGCACGGCTATTTCGTGTGGTCGCTCATGGACAATTTCGAATGGGCTCAAGGACTCTCGAAACGTTTCGGGCTCTTTCACGTGGACTTCGAGACTCAACGCAGAACTCCGCGCGAGAGCGCATTCTGGTATCGCGACCTGATTTCGTCCGGGGCCGTTGATTCGGCCTCCCGGCACGTCCAAACAAGGAGAAGCCCGTGA
- a CDS encoding T9SS type A sorting domain-containing protein yields MRPPDGGRTAGTETGARPLTQNRGRMPRAQPPFARCAQERVRHWITCASQHRRELQMQKDRRLLTGAMCAWLLFLIAPPLAAQCMLANPSFEVLGSAGSVFAGWNQFGPVGSSTSALHGGRAARVTGPNSGTWNVSGYWQAMACAPGKRWSTSVNVFHSSTTPLTGGSQAILNIEWRGTSGNLISYESHAAAAASTPTDVWRVYSVESQAAPTGTASIHFVLGVLQGPTDPTPQVLFDAPTCVSMGPPTLESLQWSDFPGGRTVDFSGRVWRVKGPGFYGPGPNLFDNGSNAVWVDAVGRLHMTIHKIGASWHSSEVVLNDALGYGDYVFTTRGRLDQFDVNTVLGLFLWEYGACYDVNYLWWNPYNEIDVEFSRWGNPGNANMQFVAQPFNGAGNLVRFNVTFADSELTSHAMRWLPGRVEYRSWRGGPDAESTANMIASWTYTGAHIPRPEAPRVHLNMWQLAAPTATQETVFDAFTFRPACPSGTCQIVAVPPLAPPSGPLAILTAAMPNPFASAATIRYSTAVSGHVELVIYDISGRRVRSLVSGVLGAGAHEVGWNRLSDDGARARPGLYLARLRALGTVSTRRLIVTE; encoded by the coding sequence GTGCGTCCTCCAGACGGTGGACGGACGGCAGGTACGGAAACTGGTGCTCGGCCGCTGACTCAAAATAGAGGGCGGATGCCTCGCGCGCAGCCGCCCTTCGCCCGGTGCGCCCAGGAACGGGTTCGGCACTGGATCACTTGCGCGTCGCAGCATCGGCGGGAGCTTCAAATGCAAAAGGACAGGAGGCTGCTGACGGGAGCGATGTGCGCATGGCTCCTGTTTTTGATCGCCCCTCCGCTCGCGGCGCAGTGCATGCTGGCGAACCCCAGTTTCGAAGTGTTGGGCTCCGCGGGCTCCGTGTTTGCCGGGTGGAATCAGTTCGGTCCGGTCGGTTCGTCGACGAGCGCGTTGCATGGCGGCCGCGCGGCCCGGGTCACCGGTCCGAACTCCGGAACTTGGAATGTCTCGGGCTATTGGCAGGCGATGGCTTGCGCTCCTGGCAAACGCTGGTCGACTTCCGTGAACGTGTTTCACTCGTCCACCACTCCGCTCACCGGCGGATCGCAGGCGATTCTGAACATCGAGTGGCGCGGCACGAGCGGAAACCTGATCTCGTACGAGTCCCACGCCGCCGCCGCCGCCTCGACGCCCACCGATGTGTGGCGCGTGTACTCCGTGGAGAGTCAGGCGGCGCCCACTGGCACGGCGTCGATTCACTTCGTGCTCGGAGTGCTTCAGGGGCCAACGGATCCGACGCCCCAGGTGCTGTTCGACGCCCCAACGTGCGTGAGCATGGGGCCGCCCACGCTCGAGAGCTTGCAGTGGAGCGACTTCCCGGGCGGTCGCACGGTGGATTTCAGCGGCCGTGTCTGGCGCGTGAAGGGGCCGGGCTTCTACGGACCCGGCCCGAATCTCTTCGACAATGGCAGCAACGCAGTGTGGGTCGATGCCGTTGGTCGGCTCCACATGACGATTCACAAGATCGGTGCGTCCTGGCACAGCAGCGAGGTCGTGCTGAACGACGCTCTGGGGTACGGCGACTACGTGTTCACGACGCGCGGGCGCCTCGACCAGTTCGACGTCAACACGGTATTGGGACTGTTTCTCTGGGAATACGGTGCCTGCTACGACGTGAACTACTTGTGGTGGAACCCGTACAACGAAATCGACGTCGAGTTCAGTCGCTGGGGCAACCCGGGCAACGCGAACATGCAGTTCGTGGCGCAGCCCTTCAACGGGGCCGGAAATCTAGTGCGCTTCAATGTGACTTTCGCGGACAGCGAGCTCACCAGCCACGCCATGCGCTGGCTGCCGGGGCGAGTCGAGTACCGCAGCTGGCGTGGTGGACCGGACGCCGAATCCACGGCGAACATGATCGCGTCCTGGACCTACACAGGCGCGCACATCCCGCGCCCCGAGGCGCCGCGAGTTCACCTGAACATGTGGCAACTGGCGGCTCCAACCGCGACGCAAGAAACGGTTTTCGACGCATTCACCTTCCGGCCTGCATGCCCCTCCGGAACGTGCCAGATCGTTGCGGTGCCGCCACTCGCCCCGCCGTCTGGCCCGCTCGCGATCCTGACGGCGGCGATGCCAAACCCATTCGCGTCGGCTGCGACTATCCGCTATTCGACGGCCGTCTCCGGGCACGTTGAGCTCGTCATCTACGATATCTCTGGCCGACGCGTTCGCAGCCTCGTCAGTGGGGTGCTGGGGGCCGGAGCGCATGAGGTTGGGTGGAATCGACTGAGCGATGACGGCGCGCGTGCGCGTCCCGGCCTCTACCTGGCTCGACTTCGCGCCCTGGGCACCGTGAGTACGAGGCGCTTGATCGTCACCGAATGA
- a CDS encoding ABC transporter ATP-binding protein, with the protein MLEVVGLGKTFTSKRIFAAATQVCAARDVSFRIDRGEAVALVGESGSGKSTIARILLRLETADRGEIRILGEDVLAAEPHRATLAYRGRVQMVFQDPFGSLNPVHSVGHHLERPLVRHGSLNPLHSVAHHLERPLVRHGERLRGSSLHSKVLELLKTVGLDPPEEFVNRYPHELSGGQRQRVAIARALAVEPDILVADEPTSMLDVSIRMGILNLLARLKQARGLAILLITHDLASARYLADRILVLYRGRLVENGPSEQLVDSPAHPYTRALLASIAETSPKLVATGAAQPAPAGPSGLGCPFAARCPDRMEVCSTSDPEPRTLGDRAVRCHLYPPTPLPVRS; encoded by the coding sequence ATGCTCGAGGTCGTGGGACTGGGGAAGACGTTTACCTCCAAACGGATATTCGCCGCGGCCACACAGGTCTGCGCGGCCCGGGACGTCTCGTTCCGCATCGATCGGGGCGAAGCGGTTGCGCTCGTCGGAGAGTCGGGGAGCGGAAAGAGCACCATCGCGCGCATTCTGCTTCGGCTCGAAACGGCCGATCGGGGCGAGATTCGAATCTTGGGAGAGGACGTGCTGGCGGCGGAGCCGCACCGCGCGACTCTCGCGTATCGCGGCCGCGTTCAGATGGTGTTCCAGGATCCGTTCGGCTCGCTCAACCCCGTTCACAGCGTCGGGCACCACCTCGAACGACCCCTGGTTCGCCACGGCTCGCTCAACCCTCTTCACAGCGTCGCGCACCACCTTGAACGGCCGCTGGTGCGGCATGGCGAGCGGCTCCGAGGTTCCTCGCTCCACTCGAAGGTCCTCGAGCTATTGAAGACGGTCGGCCTCGACCCCCCGGAAGAATTCGTCAACCGATATCCGCACGAATTGTCTGGCGGACAGCGCCAGCGCGTCGCAATCGCAAGAGCGCTCGCAGTCGAGCCCGACATCTTGGTCGCCGACGAGCCGACTTCCATGCTCGATGTGTCGATACGGATGGGCATCCTCAATCTTCTCGCTCGGCTCAAACAAGCGCGTGGCCTCGCGATTCTGCTTATCACGCATGATCTCGCGTCCGCGCGGTACCTGGCCGACCGTATCCTGGTCCTCTATCGCGGCCGACTCGTCGAGAATGGCCCCAGCGAGCAGCTCGTGGACTCGCCCGCGCACCCGTACACGCGCGCACTCCTGGCGTCGATCGCGGAGACCTCCCCGAAGTTGGTCGCCACCGGGGCCGCGCAACCGGCACCGGCCGGGCCCTCGGGTCTCGGCTGTCCGTTCGCTGCGCGGTGCCCGGATCGAATGGAAGTGTGCTCGACATCCGATCCTGAGCCGCGCACTCTAGGAGATCGCGCGGTGCGATGCCACCTCTATCCGCCCACCCCGCTGCCGGTGCGGAGCTGA
- a CDS encoding glycosidase has protein sequence MKLPACIRSHCVATILCLLATVLATRAPASAMAQTDSALRRPSVRVFSDDTGKRLQVGGHDFFVRGMNWDYTPIGQNYAFDLWQQADEVITAALDHEMSLLAGMGVNTLRIYTGIPPRWVRYIYDRYGIYCIINHPVGRYGYTLDGVWRTSVDYSELRMRAALAADVAAMVETYRGTPGVLMYLLGNENNYGLSWSSFEIEALPKGDRDTARARFLYSLFGEIARATKARDPGVPVAIANGDLQYIDVIAAECKGIDVFGTNVYRGISSRDLFQVVRDKLHVPLLYTEFGSDAFNARDMREDQTMQARYLIGLWREIYEKSAGHGQEGNAIGGCVFQWSDGWWKYKQEERLDVHDTNASWPNSGYTEDYVQGENNMNEEWWGICARGYPDSRGLYELYPRAGYYALRKVFELDPYAPTTTNEVIRAHFDAITPSVAALQARADRAALATNALERVRVSGVRLQFETISTGANLTRPPQFGDPSFRGFDKFQSFYTDLQANPSPAVTGKLSLNVRGNVPTNTIDQIFYENRSTDRVKVYQSSLSWDDRWFGLDGFYRTGHFHWGYEGDFFGLYREANYGPNVDTYDAEAPVGVEMAAKRSLSGLKLAFGPQLWWGAPPAALLKYRRQVGRFDATAVYEKDIDTQGAFTIVGSSFVALKPTQKGALHLKTAHGPFTLEAGGIWAGANYFNDPFPVSDGSGDSYRLLQDRVHTADEFGGKFRVSAAQGRLQWYVQGASMGPVAEGGPTGTNNYVGWTLKDSGLGNQRNVIGGFAYGVGHFQFGPNFLWQKPIVAPLAKDDRNQGVQRSLLDSPFAVRGNREMTAGEIIVAYDPTPATWLFAWDNDVREDSRFAGSVGFVYKHMPTSMDAAIGFLSDGVTPFVFDGSTPPRDLWEVNGRGVSRLGTNLRVVVHAYVGVAEPTLSPDPRLVRRRGADIRLTGGSTSLTAYAKFDDFGPYDFFRDFNLTYPVQLMGDLSHTLGSPLWFETNPQTRIGVRGTWRSLDSYSLRYIGITGDPNGNEWEVRTYVRLAI, from the coding sequence GTGAAGCTGCCTGCATGCATCCGGTCGCATTGCGTGGCAACGATCCTCTGCCTCCTGGCCACCGTGCTGGCGACCCGGGCGCCGGCAAGTGCCATGGCGCAGACCGACTCCGCTCTGCGGCGCCCATCGGTTCGCGTGTTCAGCGACGACACGGGAAAGCGCCTCCAGGTGGGTGGGCACGACTTCTTCGTGCGCGGGATGAACTGGGATTACACGCCCATCGGTCAGAACTACGCCTTCGATCTGTGGCAGCAGGCCGACGAAGTCATCACCGCGGCGCTCGACCACGAGATGTCCTTGCTCGCGGGCATGGGAGTCAACACCCTTCGCATCTACACCGGAATCCCGCCGCGCTGGGTGCGTTACATCTACGACCGCTACGGGATCTACTGCATCATCAATCACCCGGTTGGGCGCTACGGCTACACGCTGGACGGGGTCTGGCGGACTTCGGTTGACTATTCAGAACTGCGCATGCGGGCCGCGCTGGCCGCCGATGTCGCCGCCATGGTCGAGACGTATCGTGGCACGCCCGGAGTGCTGATGTACCTGCTCGGCAATGAGAACAACTACGGCCTGTCGTGGAGTTCGTTCGAAATCGAGGCGCTGCCCAAGGGCGACCGCGATACGGCACGCGCGCGGTTCTTGTACTCGTTATTCGGTGAGATCGCTCGCGCCACCAAGGCAAGGGACCCGGGAGTCCCGGTGGCCATCGCGAATGGTGACCTCCAATACATCGACGTGATCGCGGCGGAGTGCAAGGGCATCGACGTATTCGGCACCAACGTCTATCGCGGCATCTCGTCTCGAGACTTGTTCCAGGTCGTGCGCGACAAACTCCACGTTCCTCTCCTGTACACCGAGTTCGGCTCGGATGCCTTCAATGCCCGCGACATGCGGGAGGACCAGACCATGCAGGCGCGCTACCTGATCGGACTCTGGCGCGAGATCTACGAGAAGAGCGCGGGTCACGGCCAGGAAGGCAACGCCATCGGTGGTTGCGTGTTTCAGTGGTCGGATGGCTGGTGGAAGTACAAACAGGAAGAACGACTCGACGTGCACGACACGAACGCCTCGTGGCCGAACTCCGGTTACACCGAGGACTACGTGCAAGGCGAGAACAACATGAACGAGGAGTGGTGGGGGATCTGCGCCAGGGGATACCCCGACAGTCGCGGCCTCTACGAACTCTATCCGCGCGCGGGGTACTACGCGCTCCGCAAAGTGTTTGAGCTCGATCCCTATGCTCCGACCACCACGAACGAGGTCATTCGCGCGCACTTCGACGCGATCACTCCGAGCGTTGCTGCGCTCCAGGCGCGCGCGGACCGCGCGGCTCTGGCCACGAATGCGCTCGAACGCGTGCGCGTATCCGGCGTTCGACTGCAGTTCGAGACCATCAGCACCGGCGCGAATCTCACCCGACCTCCGCAATTCGGTGATCCCTCGTTCCGAGGGTTCGACAAGTTCCAATCTTTCTACACCGATCTCCAGGCCAACCCATCACCGGCCGTGACCGGAAAGCTGTCGCTCAACGTGCGCGGAAACGTGCCGACCAACACGATCGATCAGATCTTTTACGAAAATCGGAGTACCGATCGCGTGAAGGTCTACCAGTCGAGCCTCAGCTGGGACGACCGTTGGTTCGGGCTCGATGGGTTCTACCGCACCGGCCACTTCCACTGGGGCTACGAAGGTGACTTCTTCGGCCTCTACCGTGAAGCCAACTACGGACCGAACGTCGACACCTACGACGCAGAAGCCCCGGTGGGCGTCGAGATGGCGGCCAAGCGTTCGCTGTCGGGGCTCAAGCTCGCGTTCGGCCCTCAACTCTGGTGGGGCGCCCCGCCCGCCGCATTGCTCAAGTACCGGCGCCAGGTGGGACGCTTCGACGCGACCGCAGTCTACGAGAAGGATATCGATACCCAGGGCGCATTTACGATCGTCGGTTCATCATTCGTGGCTCTGAAGCCAACGCAGAAGGGAGCGCTGCATCTCAAGACGGCTCACGGTCCCTTCACCCTCGAAGCGGGTGGCATCTGGGCAGGCGCAAACTACTTCAACGACCCGTTCCCCGTTTCCGACGGCAGCGGCGACTCCTACCGGCTGCTCCAAGACCGCGTGCATACGGCCGACGAGTTCGGCGGCAAGTTCCGCGTTTCCGCTGCGCAGGGCCGGCTGCAGTGGTACGTGCAGGGGGCCTCGATGGGCCCGGTGGCAGAGGGTGGGCCGACCGGAACCAACAACTATGTCGGATGGACCTTGAAGGATTCGGGGCTCGGCAACCAACGCAATGTCATCGGCGGTTTCGCCTACGGCGTTGGGCACTTTCAATTCGGCCCGAATTTCCTGTGGCAGAAACCCATCGTCGCACCGCTCGCGAAGGACGACCGCAATCAGGGCGTCCAGCGCAGCCTGCTGGACAGTCCTTTCGCCGTGCGCGGCAATCGCGAGATGACGGCGGGCGAAATCATCGTCGCCTACGACCCGACGCCCGCCACCTGGCTGTTCGCGTGGGACAACGACGTTCGCGAGGATTCCCGGTTCGCCGGCAGCGTGGGGTTCGTCTACAAGCACATGCCGACTTCCATGGACGCCGCGATCGGCTTTCTCTCGGATGGAGTCACCCCGTTCGTCTTCGACGGCTCGACGCCACCGCGCGACCTGTGGGAAGTGAACGGCCGCGGCGTCTCGCGTCTCGGTACCAACCTGCGAGTCGTGGTGCACGCCTACGTGGGTGTCGCGGAGCCGACCCTTTCGCCGGATCCAAGGCTTGTCCGGCGTCGCGGTGCGGACATTCGACTCACGGGGGGCAGCACCTCGTTGACCGCGTACGCCAAGTTCGACGACTTCGGCCCCTACGACTTCTTCAGAGACTTCAACCTCACGTATCCGGTTCAGCTGATGGGCGATCTCTCACACACGCTCGGCTCCCCGCTGTGGTTCGAGACGAATCCACAAACGCGCATCGGAGTGCGTGGAACGTGGCGATCGCTCGACTCGTACTCCCTGCGTTACATCGGAATCACGGGAGACCCGAACGGAAACGAGTGGGAAGTGCGGACCTACGTGCGACTCGCGATCTAG